Proteins encoded together in one Pseudomonadota bacterium window:
- a CDS encoding EF-hand domain-containing protein, with amino-acid sequence MKKIFIVMLTLLISVAFVSAVFAQAKPEAAPAKAPAKAEKASPAPEKAVAEKPAAEKAAPEKAAEPEKPKPKPKPKGVFIGNVSAVDAAMKTVTVVSKWGTKGEQGSVTFALNNASFKGYKSAGDIQVGDKAAVKYTKDGIEVKKIAGKKPEKAKKEAAKPKKGFKDVDANKDGKITIEELVIIFVNITPEQFKQFDKNNDGALDENEYKDAIKAMK; translated from the coding sequence ATGAAGAAGATCTTTATTGTAATGCTTACATTATTGATCAGTGTTGCATTTGTTTCAGCCGTTTTTGCTCAGGCTAAGCCTGAAGCGGCGCCTGCAAAAGCTCCGGCAAAAGCTGAGAAAGCGTCGCCTGCTCCTGAAAAAGCAGTTGCTGAGAAACCTGCCGCCGAGAAAGCAGCCCCGGAAAAAGCGGCAGAACCGGAAAAACCAAAACCGAAACCAAAACCGAAAGGCGTTTTTATCGGCAATGTCTCCGCCGTTGATGCTGCAATGAAGACAGTTACAGTGGTAAGTAAATGGGGCACCAAGGGTGAACAGGGCTCAGTGACCTTTGCCCTCAACAACGCTTCATTTAAAGGCTACAAGTCTGCTGGAGATATCCAGGTAGGCGACAAAGCTGCCGTCAAATACACTAAGGACGGTATTGAAGTAAAGAAAATAGCCGGTAAGAAACCGGAAAAGGCAAAAAAAGAAGCAGCAAAACCCAAAAAGGGCTTCAAGGATGTAGACGCAAATAAAGACGGTAAAATAACGATTGAAGAGTTGGTTATCATTTTTGTCAATATTACACCGGAACAGTTTAAACAGTTTGATAAAAACAACGACGGCGCCCTGGACGAAAATGAGTATAAAGATGCTATAAAAGCAATGAAATAA